AAGAAACCGGACAAAGGATATCCGGCGATTTCATCACATTACCCCCGCTTCGGATGCCATCTGGAAAGTGGCTTTCCATTTGGGCGATTGAGCACGATTTTGACACCGGCTCCCTTCACAGCAACACTTTCGAAATGGAATGGCCACCCCGCTCCGGACGCCTGATTAGCGTTCCTGAAGTCGATCAGGCGACATGGGTGACGGCGGAAGAAGCACAACTCAAATTGCATGCCGGACAAATGGCCTCCCTCGATGCATTACAGGCGTTACTAAAGACGTCTCCTCAAAAGTAATTAACCGAAAACGATTGCAGTTCGCGAGTTATCCACACTTCATGAAACGTTAACAATCAATTTGTTATATTTGACCATGCCCCTTATCGACTACAGTTTCCTTCGCAATATCCTGCCCAAAGGGCGTTTCAAAAAACAGTTCCGGCACGCGCGCCGGTCGTATCTGCGTCGGGTACGGATTGCGGTTTCGCTCTTCTATTTCGGGATGGGATTCTGTTTTGCCAGTTGGGCGAGCCGTATTCCCGATATCAAACAGACCCTCGGTCTTTCAGAGGGCGAGCTGGGTACATTATTGTTCGCGCTTCCCATGGGGCAATTGGTGGCGATGCCTTTTTCGGGTAAGACCGTTACGCGCTATGGAAGTAAGGCCGTCGTTATGGCGGCCCTGTGTTTTTATGCGGTGGCCCTTTGCAGTATTGGCTTTGCCACCACCACTTGGCAGTTGGCACTAGCGCTTTTCTTCTTTGGATTAGGCGGAAATTTCAGCAATATTGCCGTGAATACTCAGGGTGTCTATGCCGAGGAATTGTATGGTAAGACCATTATGGGATCCTTTCACGGGTCGTGGAGTCTTGCCGGTTTCTGCGGCGCACTATTTGGCCTCCTGATGATGGGACTTGAGGTTGACCCGTTCGAGCATTTTCTCTATTCGGGTGCCATTGTGTTGTTCCTGATCCTATTCAATCATTCGTTTTTGGTACGTACCAAAAAGGCGAACCCGGCTGAATTAGAGGATGCCGAAGTCCGTTCCCGCTTTTCCTTCCCTCCTGCTCCGCTGCTGTGGCTGGGGTTAATCGGCTTCTGCTGTATGGCCAGCGAAGGGGTAATGTTTGATTGGAGCGGCGTCTATTTCCGAAAGATCGTAAAAGCACCCGGAGCCTTAGCTGCCTTGGGCTATACGTCTTTTATGGTCATGATGGCTACCGGTCGTTTTCTCAGTGATTTTGCCGTAGCCCGTTTTGGCCGGAAAGCCGTCTTGCAGGTCAGCGGCTGCGCCATTTCGATCGGATTGTTGAGCGCAGTGGCTTTTCCGTACCTGGTTCCGTGTGTGATTGCCTTTATGGTGGTCGGACTCGGGGTCGCGACGGTTGTACCATCGGTTTATAGCCTGGCCGGCAAAAATGGCAAGATCCCGCCCGGCGAGGCACTCACAGCCGTTTCGAGCGTCAGCTTCCTCGGATTTTTGTTAGGACCTCCTTTTATCGGGTATATCGCGGAAGCGTTTGGCCTGAAATGGTCGTTCGCCATTATTGGCACCTTCGGTTTCTTCATTACGCTGATGGTGTCGAAGTTGCCGATGTTCCGGGCGTCTCAGTCCTGATCGGATGCGTCGTCGTCAGCTTCGAAGAAGAGCGGCTCAATCATCCATTTTTCGGCCATTATCTCCACTTTTTCGGTAATCTCCGAGCAGTAAAACAGGCGTTGGGTGCGTTCGGCGCTGGCCGATAAACGCGCAATCGCTGCATCCTGTCGGTTTCGGAAGAGGACATCGGCATCGTCTACGGCAAAAACCCGCACCGTATTCAGGTTGAAGCCCGCGGTCGAGAAAAGGGCGCTCAGCTTGACCGGCGTACCAACAAGAATGTCGAGTCCGAGCGAAATAAGGTTTTTATCATAGTCGGTATCGCCTTTTTCATGTACGCCATATATCCGCAGCCCCATATACTGCCCCAGTTTTTCGAAAAGCGCTACGGTTTCGGTCACGGCATCGCGATCGGCTACAAACACCAAGGCACGCGTGCTTTCGCCTTCGGGTTTACCCAACTTTTGCAGGATATTCAATACCATCGTGGTGGTCTTACCCGTTCCCGGACCCGATTGCACCACAACATCCACGCCGCTTTTAATGGCTGTGAACGTGCCTGCCTGCAGGTCATTGGCGTCGGTGAATCCGGCTTCGATCAGGCCTTGTTGTAAGAGGGGGTTAATTTTCTTGAGCTGCATGATGGTGAGAGGTGAGGGGTGAGGAGTGAGGAGTGAGGAGTGGGGGTTAGGAGTCAAGGGTATTGGAGGCTAGATACATTTTGACCTGCTACTGGCTACTTGCTACTTGCTACTGAATTCACTTACTCGCAAACAACTTCACATCCGTTTCAGAAATCTCAGATCCTCCGAGGATGATGAGGCGTTCGACGACATTGCGAAGTTCACGGATGTTGCCCGTCCAGTCATATTCCTGTAACAACTGAATCGCTTCTTTAGAGAACGGCTTTCGGGCGCCGCCCTGTTCTTCTGCGATACGGTTCGAGAAGTGTTCGATGAGGGCGGGAATATCATCCCGACGTTCATTCAGCGCCGGCACCTTGATCAGGATAACCGCCAAACGGTGGTAGAGGTCTTCGCGGAAGTTGCCCTCAGCGATTTCTTTCTTCAGGTCTTTATTGGTCGCCGCCAGCACGCGAACGTTGACTTTAATATCTTTTTCGGCACCGACCCGCGTCACTACGTTTTCCTGCAGGGCGCGCAGCACTTTGGCCTGGGCGGGAAGGCTCATATCCCCTACCTCATCCAGGAAAAGCGTACCACCATCGGCTACTTCGAATTTACCTGCACGGTCTTTTACGGCCGAGGTGAAGGCACCTTTTACGTGGCCGAACAATTCACTTTCAATCAGTTCTGACGGAATAGCTGCGCAATTGACCTCCACGAAGGCCGCATTGGCCCGTTCGCTTTTATCGTGTAACTGACGGGCGACAAGTTCTTTACCGGTTCCGTTGGGGCCTGTTATTAATACGCGGGCATCGGTTGGCGCCACTTTATCGATCATCAGCCGAATATGAGACAAGGCGTCGCTTTCGCCAATCATGTCATAGGCACGGCTGACTTTTTTTCGCAGTATCTTATTCTCTACCACCAATTGTTTCTTGTCCAATGCGTTCCGCACCGTGTTCAACAGACGGTTCAAATCGGGTGGTTTCGAGATATAATCGAACGCCCCGAGGCGCATGGTATGGATGGCCGTTTCCATGTCGCCATGGCCGGAAATCATCACCATGGGAATCTCGGGCTTGATTTTCTTGACGGCTTCCAGTACCTCTACCCCATCCATTTTTGGCATTTTGATATCACAGAGGATCAGGTCGTAGTCCTGGTTTTTTACTTTTTCCATTCCGATGACGCCGTCTTCGGCTTCCTCTACAACATACGACGTGTTCTCTTCCGAGAGTATGCGGGTAAGCACGCGGCGGATGGCGGCTTCATCTTCGATAATCAGTATTCTGGACATGCGATGCAGTTCATGCGACGTGGCCGCCGCGGTCATGGGGCGAAGATACGGAATGGACGTTACATTCGCATTACACGCCGTTAGGTGGAATTTGGCTTTTTCGCGACCTTTGTGCCATGCGTAACATCAAACTCATTTGGGATTTCCGCGGGCCTGCTGCCGCGAAGACGGCCGAACATCACGATATACACCTGCGGGAATTTGTGGAAGCGGAACAGGTGACGCCCGGACTTACCGGCTGGGAAACGATACACGAATTCCACGCCATTGCTTATCTGGTCGTAGCGGAAAAAGACATGATGACCATTCGGGATCGGCTGCTTCCCCACCGCGGCGTCGTCTATGAAGGCTAGTTAATTCGCGACCTCGCTGATAAAACGAATGCGCATCATCCTGAGTTCCTCGATGTCATAATCGCCGTCGAACTCCTTCAGGGCCGTCTCGATACTGTCGGTTTCCGACTCCATAAAGTAATCCTGGATTTCCTCCTGCTGCTCGTCATCCAACATTTCATCAATCCAATACTTGATGTTGAGTTTGGTGCCGGAATAGACGATTTGCTCCATTTCCTTCAAGAGTTGGTCCATCGTCATGCCCTTGGCCGAGGCAATGTCGTCGAGTGGCAGTTTGCGGTCGATGCTTTGGATGATGTAGAGTTTATTGGTGGAATTGGCTCCGGTCGATTTCACGACGAGGTCATCCGGGCGGATAATGTCATTATCGTCGACGTATTTCGCGATCAAAGCGACAAATTCTTTGCCGTATTTCTTCGCCTTTCCTTCCCCTACTCCATGTACATTGCTGAGTTCCTCCAGCGTAACCGGGTATTTAAGCGACATATCTTCGAGTGACGGATCCTGGAAAACCACGAAAGGCGGAACACCTAATTTTTTCGCTACATTCTTCCGGAGGTCTTTCAACATGTTCATCAGCACCTCGTCTGCCGTTCCTGTTGCTTTCGAAGAGGTCACAATTGTATCGTCGTCGACCTCATCGTAATCATGGTCTTCCGACATCAGGAACGAAACCGGATGGTCGATGAAATTGAGTCCTTTCTCGGTCACCTTCAGAATGCCGTAGGTTTCGATGTCTTTGGAAAGCAGGCCTTCCACCAAAACCTGGCGGATGAGTGCCATCCAGTATTTTTCCTCCTGGTGGCTGCCGGCGCCGAAGAACGCCTGCGAGTCGGTACGATGGGCCTTGATGACCGCGTTGACCTTGCCGATCAGGGTAAAGATGACTTCTTTTGCTTTATATAGGTGTTTGGTGTCGCGTACGACCTTTAATAGGCGTACCACCTCGTCTTTTGCTTCCACCTTCGATTTCGGGTTCCGGACGTTGTCGTCCATATCGGCACCTTCGCCCGTTTCGGAATCGAATTCCTCACCGAAATAATGCAACAGGAATTTACGGCGTGACATCGAGGTTTCCGCGTAAGCGACCACTTCCTGCAAAAGGGCGAATCCGATTTCCTGTTCGGCGACCGGCTTACCCGACATGAATTTTTCCAGTTTCTCGACGTCTTTATACGCATAGTAGGCCATGCAGTGCCCTTCGCCTCCATCCCGTCCGGCGCGACCCGTTTCCTGGTAGTAACTTTCGAGCGATTTTGGGATGTCGTGGTGGATAACGAACCGCACATCGGGTTTGTCGATTCCCATACCGAAGGCGATGGTAGCGACAACGACGTCCACATCTTCCATAAGGAACATATCCTGGTGTTTGGCCCGCGTGCGCGCGTCGAGTCCGGCGTGATACGGTACCGCGCGGATACCGTTTACGGTCAACAGCTCGGCGATTGCCTCTACCTTCTTACGGCTGAGGCAGTAGATGATACCCGATTTTCCTTTGTTCTGTTTGATGAACCGGATGATATCGGTTTCGATGTTTTTGGTTTTCGGACGCACCTCATAAAAGAGGTTCGGTCGGTTGAACGACGCCTTGAACACAGCCGCATCGCCCATTTCGAGGTTTTTGAGGATGTCTTCCTGCACCTTTGGGGTGGCGGTGGCGGTCAACCCGATGATCGGAACCTGCCCGAGCTGCCGGATGATGTGCCGCAGGTTGCGGTATTCGGGACGGAAATCGTGTCCCCATTCCGAAATACAATGTGCTTCGTCGATTGCGACAAAGGAAATGGGGGTCGACTTAAGGAATTGTACGTACTCGTCTTTCGTCAGCGATTCGGGCGCTACGTAGAGTAATTTCGTCAGCCCGGCTGAGATGTCGTCTTTGACCTGGGCGATTTCCGTTTTGGTCAATGACGAGTTCAAGACGTGCGCGACTCCGGCCTCTGATGAGAGTCCACGTATCGCATCGACCTGGTTCTTCATCAACGCGATGAGCGGCGATACGACGATGGCCGTACCGTCCTGGATAAGGGCCGGAAGCTGGTAACAGAGCGACTTCCCGCCACCGGTTGGCATGATGACGAACGTGTTCTTTCCGCTGATAATGCTGCGTATGACCTGCTCTTGTAAGCCTTTGAACTGGCTGAAACCGAAATATTTCTTTAATTCCTTATGGATGTCTATTTCCGCTGGATCCATCCTCTTTTTATGGGTATATTATCGTAGTTTTGCAATTACTAAAGATACTATTAAATTTAGTTTTCGCAAACACAAGCTTTTTTCTTCGTTTTGAGCCAAAAAGATACTATACTGGCGTCGGCCAGGAAAACCATCCTCGCCGAAAGTGAGGCGATAAAAGGGCTTCACGACCGGCTGACCGACGACTTTGCCGAGGCCGTCACGCTCATCCTGAATGCGACCGGTCGCCTTGTGATTACCGGCATCGGGAAAAGCGCCATCATCGGGCAGAAAATCGTCGCTACCATGAATTCGACGGGTACGCCTTCGATGTTCCTGCATGCGTCCGAAGCCATACACGGCGATTTAGGGATGTTGCAACCCGGCGACGTGGTCATTTGCATCTCTAAAAGCGGCAACAGTCCGGAAATCAAAGTACTCGCCCCCATCATCAACCGTTTTGGCAATACCCTTATCGGGATGACGGGGAATGTTGATTCCTTCCTGGCAAAATCGTCCGACCTGATACTTGACACGACCGTGCCCTATGAGGCCGATCCGATCGACCTGGCACCCACGAACAGCACCACCGCACAATTGGTGATGGGCGATGCGTTGGCGATTGCCCTCATGGAACTGCGTGGTTTCAGCAGCGACAACTTTGCCAAATACCATCCGGGCGGTGCACTCGGTAAGAAACTCCTGCTGCGCGTAAGCGATATGCTGGAATCCAACCATAAACCCATGGTGGCACCTGAGACGCCCATCCGGCAGGCCATCTTTGAAATTTCCGAAAAACGCCTTGGCGTGACGGCAGTCATTGAAAACGGCCGTATTGTGGGGATTATCACCGATGGGGATATCAGAAGGATGCTCAACGACCGCGACTCAATCGCCGGCGTGACGGCACGCGATATCATGACCCGCAATCCGAAGACCATTCCGTCGTCGCACATGGTGACCGATGCCTTCCAGATGATGGAAAACTTCGCCATCACACAACTGGTGGTAGCCGACGAAGGTGAATACAAAGGCATCCTGCACCTGCATGACATCCTAAAAGAAGGCATCGTATAATGGCTAAGAAACAAAAAGGGGAAATGTCGTTTCTCGATCACCTCGAGGAACTGCGTTGGTTGTTGATACGCAGTACGGTTGCCATATTGATCCTGTCTTGCGTGGCCTGGTACTTCATCGACTTTATCTTCGATACGTTGTTGTTTGGCCCAGCCGATCCGAATTTCGTCACCTATCAGTTCTTCTGTAAAGTGGCCACTTTTTTTGGTGAAGGGGAAAATGCCTGTACGACCGAATTCCATTTTGCCATACAGAATACCGACGTCGGCGGCCAGTTTTCGCTGTTTATGTGGACGTGCATCACGGCGGGTTTCATCATGGCGGTACCCTATATTCTTTGGGAAGTATGGAAATTCATCAGTCCGGCGCTATATGAAAAAGAACGGCGGATGGCGGCTTCCTTCGTGATCGTCTCCTCACTGTTGTTTTTCGTGGGGGTGTTGTTCGGTTATTTCATTGTCATACCGCTCTCTGTCAACTTTTTCGGCACTTTCATTGCGAGCGATATGATCAAGAACGATTTCAATGTCGAATCGTATACGGCCATGATCAAGACCTCAGCCATCGGATCGGGTATTGTGTTTGAACTGCCGGTGATCATTTATTTCCTGACGCGGATCGGACTCGTGGGCCCGGCCTTCCTGCGCAAACACCGCCGGATTGCCATCGTATTAATCCTGATTCTGGCCGCCATCGTGACCCCACCGGAGATTTCAAGCCAGATTATCGTGTCATTACCTATCCTGGCCCTGTATGAAGCCAGCATCCTTATATCGGCCATCGTAGAACGAAACAAACTGAAGAATGAGCAACTTAGTCGATGATTTCAACGCCTATCGTTCCAAAATGAACGAGAAACTGCTTGCCGACAATAACAAAATCGTCAAGCGGATCTTTAACCTTGATACGAATGCGTATGCCGAGGGTGCGCTTGACGTAAAAACGAAAGAGCTTCTCGGGCTTGTCGCGTCGGCCGTGCTTCGCTGCGATGATTGCGTCAAGTACCACTTGGAAACCTCCTATAAAGAAGGTGTCACCCGCGAGGAAATGATGGAAGCCATGGGCATCGCCACACTGGTCGGCGGTACGATCGTCATTCCACACCTTCGACGCGCCTACGAATTCTGGGAAGCGTTGGAAGAAACCCAGCGCTAAACCGAACCGCCGCTGCCTATAGAATTTTGTTAAAATCACTTGTCACAGCAGCCCGAAACGTTTTCTTTGTACCCTCTCTGACCACTAACTACTGACTACCAACTACTAATCCTCCTTTCCATGATCCTAAGAGCCGAAAATCTCGTCAAGACCTACAAGAAACGAACGGTCGTAAAAGGCGTTTCCGTTGAAGTACGACAGGGCGAAATCGTGGGCCTTCTGGGACCGAATGGTGCGGGGAAGACGACCTCCTTTTACATGATCGTGGGATTGGTGAAACCGAATGCGGGACATATTTACCTTGACCAGACCGAGATTACCCAGTATCCGATGTATAAGCGGGCGCAAAATGGCATCGGTTATCTGGCACAGGAAGCATCGGTATTCCGGAAGCTGAGCATCGAAGATAACATCATGAGTGTGTTGCAATTGACGAAGCTCACAAAACAGCAACAGGAAGAAAAGATGGAGTCGTTGATCGACGAGTTTTCGCTGGGTCACATCCGCACTAACCGTGGCGACCTGTTGTCGGGCGGTGAACGGCGGCGGACGGAAATCGCGCGTGCGCTGGCAACCGACCCTAAATTCATCTTGCTGGATGAGCCGTTTGCAGGCGTTGACCCCGTGGCGGTGGAAGACATCCAACGGATTGTGGCGCAGTTGAAAAACAAGAATATCGGCATCCTTATCACTGACCATAATGTGCAGGAAACCCTTGCCATCACTGATAAAACCTATCTCATGTTCGAAGGCGGCATCTTAAAGGCCGGCATGCCGGAAGAATTGGTACAGGATGAGATGGTACGGAAAGTATACCTCGGACAGAATTTCGAGTTGCGGAAGAAAAAATTGAGTTTCGAGTAGGAACCCACGCATGCCCACGATGCCATGGATGTTTTCGATAACCAAACGAAAGTAACGGATGCCCTCGGGCAGCTTTTCCAACGATATGGCATCCCATCCGATGCCTATACCGCCTCTCATTTTACGATTCCCGTTGGGCGCATCGAGTTTCGGTTTCCCAATATTGCCGCGAGGGTAAAAGTCGCCCAGTTCCATGATTTACACCATATTTTGACCGGATATCCCACCACCTGGCTGGGTGAAGCGGAAATTGGCGCATGGGAATTGGCTACCGGATGCCGCGGCTATGTCATCGCGTGGTTTTTGAACGGAGGTGCGGCCTTCGTCGGACTGTTCCTCAATCCAAAAGCCGTCATCCGCGCGTTTCGGAGAGGATGGAAAACGCCCACGAACCTCTACCACGACTTCGTCTATGCCGACTTACTCGACCTTACCTTGGGTGAATTGCGTAAAAAAACAGGTATTTATTGAGCCAGGGAGGCGGCAACGAAAGCAATGAGAATCCGCACCACCGCGGCAAGACAAAAAGCCAGAATTCCCAAACGGTAGATCCACACCCCATGACGGCGGTCGGCTTCCTGATACAACGCCACCTTGCGTCCGTCAGGCAGTTTTTTCGTCAACTTCGCGAGCGAGAGTCCAATGAAAATGGCCGGAATGCCACCCAACAAAACGAAAAGATAGCCCAGCGCCACCAGAAGGTGTTGCCTTTTTGAGGGCTGTGCCAGTTCCGCCAGACGCTCCCGTTGTAGTTTTTCGATCACTGACGTGTCCATCAGATGCCCGCGTTCGGCGAGCAGTCGCTGTGCCAATGTGTAATCGATATCACTCCATTCGTCCTTTTTGCGCACAACGTCGAACAACTCGTCATCGGTGAAGTCGCGCAAATAATGATCCTCGGGAATCGCGCTGTCAGCGTTTGCTTGCTCCAGTAACTTTTGTGCGTGTTCGACTTCAGACGAAGGAACCCGCACTTGGTACTCATACACAGCCGTTTGATTGGCAAAGCTGGCATCAAACCGGGGTGTTGTATCGGTCAGGATAGCGGAAATACCTTTACTTTCCAACCACTCGGCAAGTTCACGCGCGGGTACCGGATCGATAAAGGTCGTAATGACCATATACTCTTCAGGTACGTCGTTGTTATCATTATTCATATCCGTAAACTTTTATCCATTCTCTCCTTTCGTGTCCTCTCTCCCCTCTCTTCTTTCCTCTTTCTTCCTGCTTCTTGCTCCTCACCCGCTCACTTCCCCAACAACCGCAGCTCCTTTTTCGTTCCGTTAAAGATATTCAGGTCGACGGTGCCGTTGATGCCGCTCACGCGGGCGCTCTCTGAAAACTGCCACATCAGCCAGTCGTCGTCAATCTCTTCCACAAAAAAGTTGTAGTTGGCGATCCAGAAGGGATAATCGGGAAAATCATCTGCCAGGAACGAATCATAATATTTCTCGCCCGTGTAGATGATGGGCTTCATGTGGTAATGGGCCTCTACTTTATCCAGCCAGCGTTTCAGTCCTTTTTTTAGGCTGTCAACCGATTGGCTGGCGGGCACTTTCTCGATGTCGAGTACCGGAGGAAGGTCGCCTTTCCGCAAGGTTACGGTACGGATGAAAAGATCGGCCTGTTTGATGGAATTCTCGTCCGGGCGGTAGTAGTGATAGGCGCCTTTTAGGAGTCCGGCTTTGGCCGCCCCTTTCCAGTTCCGTTTGAACGCCGCATCCGGACGGTCGCTGCCTGCGGTTGCGCGAATGAATACATATTCTATCGGAAACTGTCCGGCCACGTTTCGAACGCTGTCCCATACAATCCTGCCCTGGTATTCCGACACATCGATACCCGCAGCGCGCGGCGCATGCCGTTCGAGTACCTGGAATTCCCGGATACGCTGCAAACGCTTCTGTTCGGGCGTCTTGGCCTGTTTGTCATTGCGAAAGCTGAAGTAGTAGGCGATGGCGTTTCGATAATGGAACACACCTATTCCGAGCAGCAGTAAGAGGATGAGTACAGGCAGAAAGCGCCACGACCGCCTTTTCGACGGGGCACGACGAGACCGCCTGACCGACCGCCGTTTCATGCACCGCTAGCCTTATGATCGGATGCCAGTTTGTTTCGGGCGACCGATAACAGGATGTAAAAAAGGATGATCAGCGGCAGTGCGGTTACCTGTAGCAGCCACAAAAGAAGTACGCATACCGCGAGAAAGAAAAATTGCAAGGCGTAGGCCTTAACATCAAACTTCTTGATTTTGAGCGAGAACAACGGCAATTCGGCATTCATGATCCAGGTGCTGAAGAGCGTGATAGCCAGCAGGACATAGGGATTAAGCAACGCTTCGGTGACGACGATCGAGTCGGATGTATTGCGCACAATCGGCAGGCTCACGATGAAAAGGCAATTCGCAGGCGTCGGCAACCCGATGAAGGAGTCGGCCTGTCGCGTATCGATGTTGAATTTGGCAAGGCGGTAACAGGCACCCAGGGTGATGAGGAAGGCCGAGAAACAAAACCACAAATAGGGATTTTCAAGTGACACCGCCCCTTCACAATGCGGGTGCAGCGCCGCCGTCATCATATAAAACATGGTGAGCCCGGGCACGACGCCGCTGGTTACCATATCCGCAAGGGAATCGAGTTGCACGCCGAGCGGTCCGGAGACGCGAAAAAGGCGGGCAAAGAAACCGTCAAAAAAGTCGAAAAAAATGCCAAGGCCGACAAAGAACAAGGCCCAACCAAACTGGCGATCAAAGGCGAATACGAGTGCTATGCAGCCGCTTGCCAGGTTCAATAACGTCAGTAAATTGGGAATATAACGTCTGATATCCATTTCGGAGGTTTACGGGCAAATGTAGCACAATAACGCTATCGTTCCACCGTTTTGTATGTGTGATTTCGCCCGATACGGTGCGTCTTCCCTTTCGGAACCGCAAAAAAATGTACTTTTGTCGCGGCTCCGGGCCTTAAAAAAATTGCCTTGAAAAGAACCCTTATTGCGGCCTTCCTGACTGCCTCTGCGCTGGCGTCTGCCCAGACGGTGCGTAAGTATTCGAACGAGTTCATGAATATTGGAGTCGATGCCGCCGCATTGGGTATGTCGAACGCCGTTGTGGCAAGCACCTCCGATGTCAATGCAGGCTATTGGAACCCGGCCGGACTCGTGCACCTCGAAGACCACCAGGCCACTTTCATGCATGCCAGTTACTTTGCCAACATCGCGCAATACGATTATGCCGCCTATGCCCGGCCGATCGACGACCGCAGTGCCTGGGGCATCTCGCTGATCCGTTTTGGGGTGGATGACATCCTCAACACGACGGAACTGATTGACAGCGAAGGCAATATCGACTACAACCGCATCAGCCTCTTCTCTACCGCCGATTATGGCGTGACGTTTTCGTATGCCCGGAAACTGAAAGTACCCGGATGGCAATACGGCGTCAACGCCAAAGTGATACGGCGTATCATCGGGAAATTCGCTACTTCATGGGGATTCGGAGTGGATGTGGGTATCCAGTTTGAGCGCAACGACTGGAAGTTTGGCCTGATGCT
This genomic interval from Flavobacterium sp. HJ-32-4 contains the following:
- a CDS encoding SIS domain-containing protein, giving the protein MSQKDTILASARKTILAESEAIKGLHDRLTDDFAEAVTLILNATGRLVITGIGKSAIIGQKIVATMNSTGTPSMFLHASEAIHGDLGMLQPGDVVICISKSGNSPEIKVLAPIINRFGNTLIGMTGNVDSFLAKSSDLILDTTVPYEADPIDLAPTNSTTAQLVMGDALAIALMELRGFSSDNFAKYHPGGALGKKLLLRVSDMLESNHKPMVAPETPIRQAIFEISEKRLGVTAVIENGRIVGIITDGDIRRMLNDRDSIAGVTARDIMTRNPKTIPSSHMVTDAFQMMENFAITQLVVADEGEYKGILHLHDILKEGIV
- a CDS encoding MFS transporter; translation: MPLIDYSFLRNILPKGRFKKQFRHARRSYLRRVRIAVSLFYFGMGFCFASWASRIPDIKQTLGLSEGELGTLLFALPMGQLVAMPFSGKTVTRYGSKAVVMAALCFYAVALCSIGFATTTWQLALALFFFGLGGNFSNIAVNTQGVYAEELYGKTIMGSFHGSWSLAGFCGALFGLLMMGLEVDPFEHFLYSGAIVLFLILFNHSFLVRTKKANPAELEDAEVRSRFSFPPAPLLWLGLIGFCCMASEGVMFDWSGVYFRKIVKAPGALAALGYTSFMVMMATGRFLSDFAVARFGRKAVLQVSGCAISIGLLSAVAFPYLVPCVIAFMVVGLGVATVVPSVYSLAGKNGKIPPGEALTAVSSVSFLGFLLGPPFIGYIAEAFGLKWSFAIIGTFGFFITLMVSKLPMFRASQS
- a CDS encoding DEAD/DEAH box helicase, with amino-acid sequence MQLKKINPLLQQGLIEAGFTDANDLQAGTFTAIKSGVDVVVQSGPGTGKTTTMVLNILQKLGKPEGESTRALVFVADRDAVTETVALFEKLGQYMGLRIYGVHEKGDTDYDKNLISLGLDILVGTPVKLSALFSTAGFNLNTVRVFAVDDADVLFRNRQDAAIARLSASAERTQRLFYCSEITEKVEIMAEKWMIEPLFFEADDDASDQD
- a CDS encoding NUDIX domain-containing protein; the protein is MPKGEVEGDEDGHAAALREFEEETGQRISGDFITLPPLRMPSGKWLSIWAIEHDFDTGSLHSNTFEMEWPPRSGRLISVPEVDQATWVTAEEAQLKLHAGQMASLDALQALLKTSPQK
- a CDS encoding sigma-54 dependent transcriptional regulator translates to MSRILIIEDEAAIRRVLTRILSEENTSYVVEEAEDGVIGMEKVKNQDYDLILCDIKMPKMDGVEVLEAVKKIKPEIPMVMISGHGDMETAIHTMRLGAFDYISKPPDLNRLLNTVRNALDKKQLVVENKILRKKVSRAYDMIGESDALSHIRLMIDKVAPTDARVLITGPNGTGKELVARQLHDKSERANAAFVEVNCAAIPSELIESELFGHVKGAFTSAVKDRAGKFEVADGGTLFLDEVGDMSLPAQAKVLRALQENVVTRVGAEKDIKVNVRVLAATNKDLKKEIAEGNFREDLYHRLAVILIKVPALNERRDDIPALIEHFSNRIAEEQGGARKPFSKEAIQLLQEYDWTGNIRELRNVVERLIILGGSEISETDVKLFASK
- the tatC gene encoding twin-arginine translocase subunit TatC; amino-acid sequence: MAKKQKGEMSFLDHLEELRWLLIRSTVAILILSCVAWYFIDFIFDTLLFGPADPNFVTYQFFCKVATFFGEGENACTTEFHFAIQNTDVGGQFSLFMWTCITAGFIMAVPYILWEVWKFISPALYEKERRMAASFVIVSSLLFFVGVLFGYFIVIPLSVNFFGTFIASDMIKNDFNVESYTAMIKTSAIGSGIVFELPVIIYFLTRIGLVGPAFLRKHRRIAIVLILILAAIVTPPEISSQIIVSLPILALYEASILISAIVERNKLKNEQLSR
- a CDS encoding carboxymuconolactone decarboxylase family protein; the encoded protein is MSNLVDDFNAYRSKMNEKLLADNNKIVKRIFNLDTNAYAEGALDVKTKELLGLVASAVLRCDDCVKYHLETSYKEGVTREEMMEAMGIATLVGGTIVIPHLRRAYEFWEALEETQR
- a CDS encoding ATP-dependent DNA helicase RecQ, which translates into the protein MDPAEIDIHKELKKYFGFSQFKGLQEQVIRSIISGKNTFVIMPTGGGKSLCYQLPALIQDGTAIVVSPLIALMKNQVDAIRGLSSEAGVAHVLNSSLTKTEIAQVKDDISAGLTKLLYVAPESLTKDEYVQFLKSTPISFVAIDEAHCISEWGHDFRPEYRNLRHIIRQLGQVPIIGLTATATPKVQEDILKNLEMGDAAVFKASFNRPNLFYEVRPKTKNIETDIIRFIKQNKGKSGIIYCLSRKKVEAIAELLTVNGIRAVPYHAGLDARTRAKHQDMFLMEDVDVVVATIAFGMGIDKPDVRFVIHHDIPKSLESYYQETGRAGRDGGEGHCMAYYAYKDVEKLEKFMSGKPVAEQEIGFALLQEVVAYAETSMSRRKFLLHYFGEEFDSETGEGADMDDNVRNPKSKVEAKDEVVRLLKVVRDTKHLYKAKEVIFTLIGKVNAVIKAHRTDSQAFFGAGSHQEEKYWMALIRQVLVEGLLSKDIETYGILKVTEKGLNFIDHPVSFLMSEDHDYDEVDDDTIVTSSKATGTADEVLMNMLKDLRKNVAKKLGVPPFVVFQDPSLEDMSLKYPVTLEELSNVHGVGEGKAKKYGKEFVALIAKYVDDNDIIRPDDLVVKSTGANSTNKLYIIQSIDRKLPLDDIASAKGMTMDQLLKEMEQIVYSGTKLNIKYWIDEMLDDEQQEEIQDYFMESETDSIETALKEFDGDYDIEELRMMRIRFISEVAN